The following proteins come from a genomic window of Synechococcus sp. BIOS-E4-1:
- a CDS encoding DUF1214 domain-containing protein, with product MSHRLRRFLCLLPLLTLSPVAAAQETVESYLREFPNQEQVKMMNTWLEKNGKGSFQFTGLVDPSDTTVVTPQATVDYGYNWFSISDGPAILTTPTYDKFLSVSVFDMKHNVPAVITNPTKPILLKRPSQTIPEGDFEVVELETDQGLVLTRMVVVDNLDAVVASRSQFQMQGGKGDMQREVKQFSPETEKNAQAVIDTVITYINPDDAFDRVSGDVSFLDLSAGVKLGQLGTPSDTVRYGTILVDDTGTPLRGDATYVVTVPAGLYNPGGYFSVTLYGTDNKLLIPNDRKIYDRTTFSSEPNQDGTTTITLSPDGSGKNGIPTGKDFYGVLRAYVPAPGAIMKVKVEKQ from the coding sequence ATGTCTCACCGCCTTCGTCGTTTCCTCTGTCTTCTGCCTCTGCTGACTCTGAGTCCAGTCGCAGCAGCACAGGAAACTGTCGAGTCCTATTTGAGGGAGTTTCCAAATCAGGAACAGGTCAAGATGATGAACACTTGGCTGGAGAAGAACGGGAAGGGCTCCTTCCAGTTCACAGGTTTGGTGGATCCCAGCGACACCACCGTGGTCACGCCACAAGCCACTGTCGACTACGGCTACAACTGGTTCTCGATTTCAGACGGCCCGGCGATCCTGACAACGCCGACTTACGACAAATTCCTGTCGGTGTCGGTCTTCGATATGAAGCACAATGTGCCGGCTGTGATCACCAACCCAACCAAGCCGATCCTGCTCAAACGACCCAGTCAAACGATACCCGAGGGCGACTTTGAGGTGGTTGAGCTTGAAACGGATCAAGGTCTTGTGCTGACCAGGATGGTTGTTGTCGACAACCTGGACGCAGTCGTCGCCTCCCGTAGCCAATTCCAGATGCAGGGCGGCAAGGGAGACATGCAGCGTGAAGTCAAGCAATTCAGCCCAGAGACGGAAAAGAACGCCCAGGCCGTCATCGACACGGTGATCACCTATATCAACCCCGATGACGCCTTCGATCGTGTCAGCGGAGACGTCAGCTTCCTCGACCTCTCAGCCGGAGTGAAGTTGGGCCAGCTAGGAACGCCTTCAGACACGGTCCGTTACGGGACCATCTTGGTCGACGACACCGGTACACCTTTGCGCGGTGATGCCACGTATGTCGTGACTGTGCCTGCAGGGCTCTACAACCCGGGTGGCTACTTCTCAGTGACCCTCTACGGAACCGATAACAAACTGCTGATCCCGAACGATCGAAAGATCTACGACCGGACCACATTCTCCTCAGAGCCAAACCAAGACGGAACAACAACCATCACACTCAGTCCGGATGGAAGTGGAAAAAACGGAATTCCCACTGGCAAAGACTTTTATGGAGTCCTTCGTGCATACGTGCCAGCACCAGGTGCAATCATGAAAGTGAAGGTCGAGAAGCAATAG